In Felis catus isolate Fca126 chromosome E1, F.catus_Fca126_mat1.0, whole genome shotgun sequence, the following proteins share a genomic window:
- the LOC111557757 gene encoding olfactory receptor-like protein DTMT — MTRRNQTIVSVFLLLGLPIEPEQQNPFYVLFLAMYLITVLGNLLIIFLICLDSHLHTPMYFFLSNLSFSDICFSSVTIPKLLQTMQSQDSSIPYAGCLTQMYFFLFFADLESFLLVAMAYDRYVAICFPLHYTIIMSSKLCLSLVVLSWVLTTFHAMLHTLLMARLCFCADNIIPHFFCDMSALLKLACSDTRVNELVIFIMGGLILVIPFLLIVMSYARIVSSILRVPSARGIRKAFSTCGSHLSVLSLFYGTVIGLYLCPSANNSAVKETVMAVMYTVVTPMLNPFIYSLRNRDMMGALGRLLFKKKISFSV, encoded by the coding sequence ATGACAAGAAGAAATCAAACTATTGTCTCAGTCTTCCTCCTTCTGGGCCTGCCAATTGAGCCAGAGCAACAAAATCCATTTTATGTCCTGTTCCTGGCCATGTATCTTATCACCGTACTGGGGAATCTCCTCATAATTTTCCTGATTTGCCTGGACTCCCACCTGCACAcacccatgtatttttttctcagcaatttgtctttctctgatatcTGCTTCTCTTCTGTGACCATTCCGAAATTGTTGCAAACCATGCAGAGCCAAGACTCATCCATCCCCTATGCCGGCTGCCTGACCCAAATgtacttctttctgttttttgcaGACCTGGAGAGTTTCCTCCTAGTggccatggcctatgaccgctatgtggccatctgctTCCCCCTCCACTACACCATTATCATGAGCtccaagctctgtctctccctggtTGTGCTGTCCTGGGTGCTGACCACGTTCCATGCTATGTTACACACTCTCCTCATGGCCAGATTGtgtttctgtgctgacaacataaTCCCCCACTTTTTCTGTGACATGTCTGCTCTGCTGAAGCTGGCGTGCTCTGACACTCGAGTCAATGAGTTGGTGATATTTATTATGGGAGGGCTCATTCTCGTCATCCCATTCCTACTCATCGTCATGTCTTATGCACGGATTGTGTCCTCCATCCTCAGGGTCCCTTCTGCCAGGGGCATCCGCaaggccttctccacctgtggctcccaCCTCTCCGTGCTGTCTCTTTTCTATGGGACAGTTATTGGCCTCTACTTGTGCCCTTCAGCTAATAATTCTGCTGTTAAGGAGACTGTGATGGCCGTGATGTACACTGTGGTCACCCCCATGCTGAATCCCttcatctacagcctgaggaacagaGACATGATGGGAGCTCTGGGAAGActccttttcaaaaagaaaatttccttctctgtataa